From a region of the Nitrospira sp. genome:
- the mlaD gene encoding outer membrane lipid asymmetry maintenance protein MlaD encodes MDKSRLELIVGVFVLVGIVCLGYLSIKLGKLELIGGDLYEVDALFNSASGLKPGATVEIAGVEVGRVKAINLKEDRAMVKLAVQNGTKLYSDTIASIKTRGIIGEKYLALSPGGGGDPLKPGDAIRDTESGLDLEELVSQYVHGKVN; translated from the coding sequence ATGGATAAAAGCAGACTGGAATTGATCGTCGGTGTGTTTGTGCTGGTCGGGATTGTGTGTCTGGGGTATCTCTCGATCAAGTTGGGGAAATTAGAGCTCATCGGAGGAGATTTGTACGAGGTCGATGCCCTGTTCAACTCAGCGTCGGGACTGAAACCGGGAGCCACTGTGGAAATCGCCGGCGTCGAGGTGGGCCGCGTGAAGGCCATTAATTTGAAAGAGGATCGGGCGATGGTGAAGCTGGCGGTCCAGAACGGAACGAAGCTCTATTCCGATACGATCGCCTCGATCAAGACCAGAGGGATCATCGGAGAAAAGTACCTTGCACTCTCGCCGGGTGGGGGTGGAGATCCACTGAAACCCGGAGATGCCATTCGCGATACCGAATCAGGCCTTGACCTGGAGGAATTGGTCAGTCAGTACGTTCACGGCAAGGTCAACTAA
- a CDS encoding ABC transporter ATP-binding protein — MLKLVGVTKTLGGQAVLRGVDLAVPEGKLTTIIGRSGEGKSVLLKHMIGLLQPDSGEVWVDGVEISRLRGHALNEVRKRFAMLFQGAALFDSLTVFENVAFPLREKLRMKDQDVTRRVEEMLDQVGLAGMGHKFPAELSGGMRKRAGLARALVMQPEIILFDEPTTGLDPLMAKSIHDLITSMQRKFGFTAVMVSHQIPEIFGISDYVAMLKQGKIAAMAEPAEFQRTTDPEIREFISVGGTVPLTREVSAG, encoded by the coding sequence ATGCTGAAGCTGGTGGGTGTGACAAAGACCTTGGGAGGGCAAGCAGTCTTGCGGGGTGTCGATCTCGCGGTTCCTGAAGGGAAGCTCACCACGATCATCGGCCGAAGCGGGGAAGGGAAGAGTGTCCTGCTGAAGCACATGATCGGCCTGCTCCAGCCGGATTCCGGAGAAGTGTGGGTAGACGGCGTGGAGATTTCGAGGCTTCGCGGCCATGCGCTCAACGAAGTCCGTAAGCGGTTCGCCATGCTGTTTCAGGGAGCGGCGCTGTTCGATTCGTTGACGGTTTTTGAGAATGTCGCGTTTCCTCTCCGGGAAAAACTCCGGATGAAAGACCAAGACGTGACCCGCCGTGTCGAGGAGATGTTGGACCAAGTGGGCTTGGCAGGGATGGGGCACAAGTTCCCAGCGGAATTAAGCGGGGGGATGCGCAAGCGCGCCGGTCTGGCACGAGCGCTGGTGATGCAGCCGGAGATTATTCTCTTCGATGAGCCGACAACGGGTCTCGATCCCCTGATGGCCAAATCGATTCATGATCTCATCACGAGTATGCAGCGGAAGTTCGGATTTACCGCCGTGATGGTCAGCCACCAGATTCCGGAGATATTCGGCATTTCGGATTACGTGGCGATGTTGAAACAAGGGAAGATTGCGGCGATGGCCGAGCCAGCTGAATTCCAGCGAACCACCGATCCTGAGATCAGAGAATTCATCTCGGTCGGCGGGACGGTACCGCTGACCAGAGAGGTCTCCGCGGGCTAG
- a CDS encoding ABC transporter permease, which produces MNLPEAIGRWALRYVAEMGRMLIFVVSSFAWLARPPLRIIQIVKQLHFIGYKSTFVVVLTAAFTGMVLALQGYYTLRKFGSEGLLGSAVALSMIRELGPVLAALMVTARAGSAMTAEIGIMRITEQIDALDTMAINPLQYLIAPKLVAGLIGVPLLVAIFDVVGIYGGHLVGVDLLGVNAGSYWNSIESAVEWKDIYGGILKSISFGLIVSWICCYKGFYTRMSAEGLGTATTEAVVLSSVLILVWDYFLTSVLL; this is translated from the coding sequence ATGAACCTTCCTGAAGCAATCGGCCGATGGGCGCTCAGATACGTGGCCGAAATGGGCCGGATGCTGATCTTCGTGGTGTCCTCCTTCGCCTGGTTGGCCCGTCCGCCGTTGCGGATCATTCAGATCGTCAAGCAGCTTCACTTCATCGGCTATAAATCGACGTTTGTCGTCGTTCTGACGGCGGCCTTCACTGGGATGGTCCTGGCGCTGCAAGGATACTATACGTTACGAAAGTTCGGCTCCGAAGGGCTGTTGGGTTCCGCCGTGGCGCTCAGCATGATTCGCGAGCTGGGGCCGGTGTTGGCCGCGCTTATGGTCACGGCGAGAGCCGGTTCGGCCATGACGGCGGAAATCGGGATCATGCGGATCACGGAGCAGATCGATGCGCTCGACACCATGGCGATCAATCCGCTCCAATACCTGATCGCTCCGAAACTTGTGGCCGGCTTGATCGGTGTGCCGCTGCTGGTCGCGATCTTCGATGTCGTCGGAATTTACGGTGGCCATTTGGTCGGAGTGGATCTGCTTGGCGTGAATGCCGGCTCGTATTGGAATTCCATTGAATCCGCGGTGGAGTGGAAGGACATCTATGGCGGCATCCTCAAATCCATCAGTTTTGGGCTGATTGTGAGCTGGATTTGTTGCTATAAGGGGTTTTACACGAGAATGAGCGCCGAAGGCCTGGGGACCGCTACGACCGAGGCCGTCGTATTGTCGTCGGTTTTGATTCTCGTGTGGGACTATTTTTTGACCTCGGTCCTGTTGTAA
- the shc gene encoding squalene--hopene cyclase, whose protein sequence is MNIIKALFSRLSDSLLSTVQGRFDPATEFTPMAPLRLVSDKPVVLPSLDPSSIRRPIAHAVSQPDAVDDAIRRSQSWFLSRQHAEGYWVAELEADTTLTSEYLMLRRFLDRVDPDREEKAVRYLKSMQLPDGGWPIYYGGPTEISASVKAYFALKLSGVSADEPCMVRAKERILAMGGVVQANVFTKITLALFDQYDWEGIPHMPVEIMLLPKKFYFSIYAISYWSRAVLIPLLIVFAHRPVCQIPREQGIEELYPIPRAEIRYWKYPPFNKDQAWFTPHNFFVALDAMLKLYDRMPMRVLREKALHKAACWMLEHLKGSGGLGAIYPAMANSIMALECLGYGADDPLVVKALREIEELEVYDSAMIDGELAPTLHLQPCFSPIWDTALLTNALVEAGLPQDHPALQKAGRYLISRQTKSVGDWIVSSPNAEPGGWYFQFENELYPDVDDSAVVLMALSKLKIPTGEGELNESIHRGMRWVLAMQGSDGGWGAYDKDNNRVVFNYIPFADHKALLDPSTSDLAGRCLEMLGALGYDNTHPAVAPALAFLKKEQEEDGSWYGRWGVNYIYGTWSVLAGLRAIGEDLSAPYIRRAVSWLESKQNSDGGWGESCLSYNDLEHHGQGESTPSQTAWALMAMMSAGATDSFSVARGVQFLLRHQMKDGSWEEISHTGTGFPRVFYLRYHWYCQYFPLWALAMYRNLRSRGKMRADELRHHMQGNDSYRSER, encoded by the coding sequence ATGAACATCATAAAGGCGTTATTCAGCCGCCTCTCTGACAGCCTGCTTTCGACCGTTCAGGGACGATTCGATCCTGCGACGGAATTTACACCCATGGCTCCGCTTCGGTTGGTGTCCGACAAGCCGGTTGTCCTCCCTTCGTTGGATCCTTCTTCTATTCGTCGTCCCATCGCGCATGCTGTCAGCCAGCCTGATGCGGTGGATGACGCGATCCGGCGGAGTCAGTCATGGTTCCTGAGCCGTCAACATGCTGAAGGGTACTGGGTCGCCGAACTGGAAGCGGACACCACGTTGACATCCGAATACTTGATGCTCCGTCGATTCCTCGATCGTGTGGACCCCGATCGGGAGGAGAAGGCCGTTCGGTATCTCAAGTCGATGCAACTACCCGACGGTGGATGGCCGATTTATTACGGCGGACCGACTGAAATCAGTGCGTCCGTCAAGGCGTATTTTGCCCTTAAGTTGAGTGGTGTGTCGGCGGACGAACCGTGTATGGTTCGGGCGAAAGAACGAATCTTGGCCATGGGGGGAGTCGTCCAAGCCAACGTGTTTACAAAAATCACGCTGGCGTTGTTCGATCAGTACGATTGGGAGGGCATTCCCCATATGCCCGTCGAGATCATGCTGCTGCCGAAGAAGTTCTATTTCAGTATCTACGCGATCTCCTATTGGTCTCGGGCCGTCCTGATTCCATTGTTGATAGTCTTTGCTCACCGCCCGGTCTGCCAAATTCCCCGTGAACAGGGTATCGAGGAACTCTATCCGATCCCGCGAGCGGAGATCAGGTATTGGAAATATCCTCCGTTTAACAAAGATCAAGCGTGGTTCACGCCCCATAATTTCTTTGTTGCCCTGGATGCGATGTTGAAGCTGTACGACCGGATGCCCATGCGGGTGCTGCGGGAGAAGGCGCTTCATAAAGCAGCCTGTTGGATGTTGGAGCATCTCAAAGGGTCCGGGGGACTCGGTGCGATTTATCCGGCGATGGCAAATTCCATTATGGCACTCGAATGCTTGGGCTATGGCGCGGATGATCCTCTGGTCGTCAAGGCGCTTCGTGAGATCGAGGAATTGGAAGTCTACGATTCCGCCATGATTGATGGTGAGCTTGCTCCTACCCTCCATCTTCAGCCTTGTTTTTCTCCCATTTGGGATACCGCCTTGCTCACCAATGCGCTGGTTGAAGCGGGGCTGCCACAAGATCACCCGGCGCTCCAAAAAGCGGGCCGGTATCTCATCTCCAGGCAGACCAAGTCGGTGGGTGACTGGATTGTGTCCTCGCCGAACGCGGAACCGGGCGGATGGTATTTCCAATTTGAAAACGAATTGTATCCGGACGTCGATGATTCCGCCGTGGTCCTCATGGCGCTGTCAAAATTGAAGATTCCGACCGGAGAGGGCGAGCTGAACGAATCCATCCACCGCGGTATGCGATGGGTGCTGGCGATGCAGGGTTCCGATGGAGGGTGGGGCGCCTACGATAAGGACAATAACCGTGTCGTGTTCAATTATATCCCGTTTGCCGACCACAAGGCGCTTCTTGACCCGAGCACGTCCGATCTGGCGGGACGATGTCTGGAGATGCTTGGAGCCTTGGGTTATGACAATACACATCCAGCCGTTGCGCCGGCTCTGGCCTTTCTGAAGAAAGAGCAAGAAGAGGACGGCAGTTGGTATGGGCGGTGGGGGGTCAATTACATTTATGGAACCTGGTCCGTCTTGGCAGGGCTGAGAGCCATTGGTGAAGATCTCTCGGCACCCTATATTCGGCGGGCTGTGTCCTGGCTGGAATCGAAACAGAATTCTGACGGTGGATGGGGAGAGTCCTGCCTTTCTTACAATGACCTCGAGCATCATGGTCAAGGAGAGAGTACGCCGTCGCAAACAGCATGGGCACTCATGGCCATGATGTCGGCTGGAGCGACTGACTCCTTCAGTGTGGCGCGCGGAGTGCAATTTCTTCTCCGTCATCAAATGAAGGACGGATCGTGGGAAGAAATTTCTCATACAGGGACCGGGTTTCCGCGAGTGTTCTATCTTCGGTATCATTGGTACTGTCAGTACTTCCCGTTGTGGGCCTTAGCGATGTATCGCAACCTCCGTTCTCGCGGGAAGATGCGAGCCGATGAACTTCGCCATCACATGCAAGGAAATGACTCATACCGGTCCGAGCGTTGA
- a CDS encoding GMC family oxidoreductase, which produces MHVDFSLSVNGLPKTADFCVVGSGPAGMTLALELGDYGRSVILLEGGGLRQSVESQDIYKGDVIGDPYFELDSARLRYLGGTSGHWGGECIPLGEIDFQKKQGFENAHWPITKKDLDPFLAKTLSILDIPPPRDEVILDREFGIRQTGISYSQVRFGEKYQERLNLSKNVTYVTNANLTGLKTDGQRVVSAHATNFSGQSANIRATHFILAMGGIENNRMLLWCNHQTNGKLVDSRAPLGRYWMEHPAFRVGHALVDLKVVSVHHGRSEIGLTDAVKRKLSTLDCRIIVRGMPPEGTQALLSDLLCVAPKVGAWATSLVGKKLVCGQHLSTEWEQEPIWTNHVKLSETKRDRFGIPLTELHWKKTDRDLATIRQTLSHFNDYVMARNLGRIKFFEWVFGNGGFPDYRVTGDFGASYHHMGGTRMADTVKNGVVDSNCRVFGQGNLYVAGSSVFPSGGSANPTLTIVQLSLRLAEHLRNA; this is translated from the coding sequence ATGCATGTTGACTTCAGCCTTTCAGTAAACGGCCTACCCAAGACAGCGGATTTTTGTGTTGTGGGATCAGGGCCTGCCGGGATGACTCTAGCATTGGAACTTGGAGACTATGGTCGTTCAGTGATTCTCTTAGAGGGAGGCGGACTTCGTCAGAGCGTTGAGTCTCAGGATATTTATAAGGGGGATGTGATAGGCGACCCCTACTTCGAGCTTGATTCCGCTCGTTTGCGATATCTGGGAGGAACGAGTGGCCATTGGGGCGGGGAGTGCATACCGTTAGGTGAAATTGACTTCCAAAAGAAGCAGGGTTTTGAGAATGCACACTGGCCAATCACAAAGAAAGACTTAGACCCGTTCTTGGCAAAAACGCTCTCTATTCTCGACATTCCACCACCACGCGATGAGGTGATATTAGATCGGGAATTCGGCATCAGACAAACTGGCATTTCCTATTCGCAAGTTCGGTTTGGTGAGAAATATCAGGAGAGACTTAATCTGTCGAAAAACGTGACCTACGTTACGAATGCCAACTTAACGGGATTGAAAACGGATGGACAACGTGTCGTAAGCGCACATGCGACCAACTTTTCCGGACAATCCGCCAACATAAGAGCGACACACTTCATTTTGGCAATGGGCGGAATAGAAAACAACCGGATGCTCCTGTGGTGCAATCATCAGACGAATGGAAAACTTGTTGACTCTCGCGCACCGCTAGGTCGTTATTGGATGGAGCACCCCGCTTTCAGGGTCGGGCATGCGCTCGTTGACCTCAAAGTGGTGTCTGTTCATCACGGGAGGAGCGAGATTGGCTTAACAGATGCAGTAAAACGAAAGTTGTCGACTTTAGATTGCCGAATCATCGTGAGAGGAATGCCGCCTGAAGGCACACAGGCGCTGCTGAGCGATCTGTTATGCGTTGCGCCGAAAGTTGGCGCCTGGGCCACATCGCTGGTAGGGAAAAAGCTTGTCTGTGGGCAACACCTTAGCACGGAATGGGAACAAGAGCCTATCTGGACCAACCATGTGAAGCTGTCCGAAACTAAGCGTGACCGTTTTGGAATTCCGTTGACGGAGCTGCATTGGAAAAAAACGGATCGCGATCTTGCTACGATACGGCAAACCCTGTCTCATTTTAACGATTATGTGATGGCCAGAAATCTCGGACGTATCAAATTTTTTGAGTGGGTGTTTGGCAACGGTGGCTTTCCCGATTACCGGGTAACGGGCGATTTTGGCGCTAGTTATCATCACATGGGCGGTACTCGAATGGCGGACACGGTCAAGAACGGTGTGGTGGATTCAAATTGTCGTGTATTTGGACAAGGCAACCTATATGTCGCTGGTTCATCAGTTTTTCCATCTGGTGGATCGGCTAACCCAACCCTCACGATTGTTCAGCTCTCTTTGCGATTGGCAGAACATTTGCGAAATGCCTGA
- the smc gene encoding chromosome segregation protein SMC has translation MYLKSLDMLGFKSFAEAKIEFPEGVTAIVGPNGSGKSNVVDAILWVMGEQSTKTLRSEKMEDVIFNGTELRKPLGMTEVSLIIGGLDQTAVKLDAGAGLPGQLTEFQELMITRRLYRNGESEYLINKTPCRLKDIRGLLLDTRAGSKGHTVIAQGQIDQILNASPQDRRELIEETAGIVRYKKQKAEALRKLEATQQNLLRVRDIVAEIKKQLNSLERQARQARTYQTLQGEARGIEVTLLTREFRALRQTLREVEDDVLNLDRQESEKAAEQARLTTDLERARLDAIATADLIGKTREELAGIEHQQSHALTAAEVERNRGQLLNQQQVEESAELEELVRSRDNLAGALQTVEASLHSVEEEMVIRDRALGELDQEMARLLQQRAAAVAEEERGRKDVLQLAILVANTEQGISQLMKRVEDLAGRGTRLVSERDELRGQREAAIERHEAVRKEYGEADRLVTKLREDQRSVQEEAIQAAGMMQSLDQAILRRSEELAGVDSRLEALQGVVREEMGYGRQGAQQGPALKSCEGVRDAVAEWLVIPSGMERAVEAVLGERVRGWFVDEPSVGRRLIRFLQQEGLGRGSFIPQHPRWEGAGTHDWWSAIAEQPGIVGRAVDLIQTDAARTGARDSLFDRVVIVRSLDQAMQVWEQHAWHAPNGPILVTLDGEVVDASGIVTGGQVQGTPGLLERRREVIDLEVKRHALVTELDQSKQQRDDVFAQTQLLTQRDRQLGDSLRDAEMQDLSLRKDEEKLQHVLTDLDHRLNAVETEIQEGLGERERLEQESQSAHAQLGQWVAEKNGQETLLGRVRERLGLFDQNMREQQEHVTQAKLTAEGLRARREHEQQNRVRVAQQIQETEDRRRLLGEHLNSLKGSIERSRDEQARQEALCQELGVTASRVKAELVAAQEQQAQQMGASQTLEASLEEVRRGVSAIRDARMTVEVRRAELRTQLATVEGTLSGTYQLDPLALIDDAPVSNESVIETDATGQEAAQRSDAELKEQLQKLRDRLDRMGPINLAAISEHQELEERHKFLSAQEQDLSNSIVSLKEIIQRIHRTTKEMFASTYDELQQKFSEVFVQFFPGGRAELQLVDEPPSENGEPPGSQEPGIEIVAQPPGKRLKSITMLSGGEKTLTAMALLFASFLIRPTPFCLLDEIDAPLDEENIGRFTGVLKELAQNAQFLVITHNKRTMSIADSLFGVTMEEPGVSKLVSVRLGDLQPA, from the coding sequence ATGTACTTGAAATCATTGGATATGTTGGGGTTCAAGTCGTTCGCTGAGGCCAAGATCGAATTTCCCGAGGGTGTCACGGCGATTGTTGGTCCAAATGGGAGCGGAAAGAGCAACGTCGTGGATGCCATTCTGTGGGTGATGGGCGAGCAAAGCACCAAAACACTCAGAAGCGAAAAGATGGAAGACGTCATCTTTAATGGCACCGAACTCCGAAAACCATTGGGCATGACGGAGGTGTCGTTAATCATCGGAGGCCTTGATCAGACGGCGGTGAAGTTGGATGCCGGCGCGGGGCTCCCCGGCCAACTGACTGAATTTCAAGAACTGATGATTACCCGCCGTTTGTACCGCAATGGCGAGAGCGAGTATCTCATCAATAAGACTCCGTGCAGGCTCAAGGATATTCGCGGCTTGCTCCTCGACACCCGTGCGGGCAGCAAAGGACACACGGTTATTGCGCAAGGCCAAATCGATCAGATCCTGAATGCGTCTCCGCAAGATCGACGCGAGCTCATCGAGGAAACCGCCGGCATTGTCCGCTACAAGAAACAGAAGGCCGAGGCATTACGGAAGTTGGAAGCGACGCAGCAAAATCTCCTGCGAGTCCGAGACATCGTGGCTGAGATCAAGAAGCAACTCAATTCTCTCGAACGGCAGGCGCGCCAGGCGCGCACCTATCAGACGTTGCAAGGAGAAGCGCGCGGGATTGAAGTGACGTTGTTGACCAGGGAATTCCGGGCATTGCGGCAGACGTTGCGGGAGGTGGAGGACGACGTCCTGAATTTGGATCGGCAAGAATCCGAGAAAGCCGCCGAGCAGGCTCGGCTCACGACGGATCTCGAACGGGCTCGCCTTGATGCCATTGCGACGGCTGACTTGATCGGAAAGACTCGAGAAGAACTGGCGGGAATTGAGCACCAGCAGTCCCACGCGCTGACCGCGGCGGAAGTCGAACGCAACCGAGGTCAGTTATTGAATCAGCAACAAGTTGAAGAGTCGGCTGAGCTGGAAGAGCTGGTCCGTTCGCGGGACAATCTGGCCGGCGCGCTCCAGACTGTTGAGGCATCATTGCATTCCGTCGAAGAGGAAATGGTGATTCGGGATCGTGCCCTCGGTGAGCTTGATCAGGAGATGGCGCGATTGCTCCAGCAACGGGCTGCGGCCGTCGCGGAAGAAGAGCGAGGGCGCAAAGACGTGTTGCAGCTGGCGATCCTGGTCGCGAATACCGAGCAGGGTATCTCGCAGCTCATGAAACGAGTGGAAGACCTCGCAGGCCGTGGAACTCGATTGGTCTCGGAGCGAGACGAGCTTCGTGGGCAACGTGAAGCCGCGATCGAACGTCATGAGGCGGTACGTAAGGAATACGGAGAAGCCGACCGTCTCGTAACGAAACTGCGGGAGGACCAACGCTCCGTGCAGGAAGAGGCCATTCAAGCTGCCGGGATGATGCAGTCGCTGGATCAGGCGATTTTACGACGCTCGGAGGAGTTGGCGGGCGTGGATTCACGCTTGGAGGCGCTGCAAGGCGTGGTGCGCGAGGAGATGGGCTATGGCCGGCAAGGGGCTCAGCAGGGCCCCGCCTTGAAATCGTGCGAAGGGGTGCGGGATGCGGTCGCCGAATGGCTGGTTATCCCATCAGGCATGGAGCGTGCGGTCGAGGCGGTGCTAGGGGAGCGTGTTCGAGGGTGGTTTGTGGATGAACCATCCGTGGGACGGCGGTTGATCCGTTTCCTCCAACAGGAGGGACTGGGGCGAGGCAGCTTTATTCCCCAGCACCCACGATGGGAAGGGGCAGGGACCCATGATTGGTGGTCGGCGATTGCCGAGCAGCCCGGCATAGTTGGGCGCGCCGTGGATCTGATCCAGACCGACGCCGCTCGAACGGGGGCACGGGACTCGTTGTTCGATCGCGTCGTGATTGTTCGGTCATTGGACCAGGCGATGCAGGTGTGGGAGCAACATGCGTGGCACGCTCCGAACGGTCCGATCCTGGTGACTCTGGACGGTGAAGTGGTGGATGCATCGGGTATCGTGACCGGAGGTCAGGTCCAAGGAACGCCGGGTCTCCTCGAGCGTCGACGAGAAGTGATCGATCTGGAAGTCAAGCGGCACGCGCTTGTGACCGAGCTTGATCAGAGTAAGCAGCAGCGGGACGATGTGTTCGCTCAGACCCAGCTCCTGACCCAGCGGGACCGCCAGCTAGGGGATTCGCTTCGTGATGCCGAAATGCAAGATCTCTCGCTCCGTAAAGACGAAGAGAAGCTTCAACATGTGCTGACGGATCTTGACCATCGACTGAATGCAGTGGAGACGGAGATTCAAGAAGGTCTCGGTGAGCGAGAGCGGCTGGAGCAAGAATCGCAATCAGCCCACGCTCAATTGGGGCAATGGGTCGCTGAAAAAAACGGTCAGGAAACGTTGTTGGGGCGTGTGCGTGAGCGACTGGGGTTGTTTGATCAGAATATGAGAGAACAGCAAGAACATGTGACGCAAGCGAAGCTGACGGCAGAGGGTTTGCGCGCAAGACGGGAACACGAACAGCAGAATCGGGTTCGGGTGGCGCAACAAATTCAAGAGACGGAGGATCGGCGCCGTTTGCTGGGGGAACATCTGAATAGTCTGAAGGGTTCAATCGAGCGGAGCCGGGATGAGCAAGCCCGTCAGGAGGCGCTCTGCCAAGAGCTTGGTGTGACGGCAAGTCGGGTGAAAGCGGAGTTGGTTGCCGCTCAGGAGCAACAAGCGCAGCAAATGGGTGCCAGCCAGACTTTGGAAGCGAGTCTGGAAGAAGTGCGCCGAGGAGTCTCCGCGATTCGCGATGCACGGATGACGGTGGAAGTGCGCCGTGCGGAACTTCGCACGCAATTGGCCACAGTCGAAGGAACCTTATCGGGAACGTATCAGCTCGATCCGCTCGCGCTGATCGACGATGCGCCGGTATCGAATGAATCGGTCATAGAGACCGATGCCACCGGTCAGGAGGCGGCCCAACGTTCCGATGCCGAGTTGAAAGAGCAGTTGCAGAAGCTTCGTGATCGGCTCGATCGCATGGGGCCGATCAATCTGGCTGCCATCAGCGAGCACCAAGAGCTGGAGGAACGCCACAAATTTTTGTCTGCGCAGGAGCAAGACCTGTCGAATTCGATTGTGTCGCTCAAGGAGATCATTCAGCGGATTCACCGAACGACGAAAGAAATGTTTGCGTCCACGTACGACGAACTCCAGCAGAAGTTTTCCGAGGTATTCGTCCAATTCTTCCCCGGCGGCCGGGCTGAGCTGCAGTTGGTCGACGAGCCGCCGTCAGAAAACGGCGAGCCTCCCGGCAGCCAAGAACCAGGTATCGAAATTGTTGCACAACCGCCTGGGAAGCGGTTGAAAAGCATCACTATGCTGTCGGGCGGCGAAAAGACGCTGACCGCAATGGCGCTCTTGTTTGCGAGCTTTCTCATCAGGCCGACGCCGTTCTGTCTGTTGGACGAAATCGACGCTCCGCTGGACGAGGAAAACATCGGGCGCTTTACAGGTGTCTTGAAGGAGTTGGCGCAGAATGCCCAGTTTCTCGTCATTACACACAACAAGCGGACGATGAGCATCGCCGATTCTCTCTTCGGCGTCACGATGGAAGAACCGGGCGTTTCCAAGCTGGTTTCCGTCAGGCTGGGGGACCTGCAGCCGGCCTAA
- the ispH gene encoding 4-hydroxy-3-methylbut-2-enyl diphosphate reductase: MKIYLANPRGFCAGVDRAIDIVDLSLKKYGAPIYVRHEIVHSRHVVNSLRQKGAVFVEELNEVPEGSVVIFSAHGVAKSVWEEANRRRLHVIDATCPLVIKVHNEVNRDYTQGYELILIGHAGHPEVIGTLGQIPDKFHLVSSVKDVEELLVENTINLSYVTQTTLSVDECRDIVSALHQRFPNIKGPHQEDICYATQNRQNAVKELSRLVDVILVIGSPNSSNSNRLRELGEQCGIPSYLIDSASDINPEWLQGAKAVGIAAGASAPEILVTEVVAFLRASGPSEVEELTVIEEDVEFLLPKELVQIESSKKSMASIAG, from the coding sequence ATGAAAATCTATCTTGCCAATCCCCGTGGGTTTTGCGCCGGTGTCGATCGGGCGATCGATATCGTGGATCTTTCCCTCAAGAAGTATGGCGCACCTATTTATGTCCGGCATGAGATCGTTCATAGCCGCCATGTCGTGAATTCGCTCCGGCAAAAAGGCGCGGTCTTTGTGGAAGAGTTGAACGAAGTTCCGGAAGGGTCGGTCGTCATTTTCAGCGCGCATGGTGTTGCGAAGTCGGTGTGGGAGGAAGCGAATCGTCGGCGCCTGCATGTGATCGACGCGACCTGTCCGCTGGTGATCAAAGTGCATAACGAAGTGAACCGCGATTATACTCAGGGGTATGAACTGATTCTTATCGGTCACGCCGGTCACCCGGAAGTGATCGGGACGCTGGGCCAGATTCCCGACAAGTTTCATCTCGTGTCTTCGGTGAAAGATGTGGAAGAATTACTGGTAGAAAACACCATCAACCTCTCGTATGTCACGCAGACGACGTTGAGCGTGGATGAGTGTCGGGACATCGTCAGCGCGCTCCATCAGCGGTTTCCGAACATCAAGGGCCCGCATCAGGAAGATATCTGCTATGCGACGCAAAACCGGCAGAATGCTGTGAAGGAATTGTCCCGTCTCGTGGATGTCATTCTGGTGATCGGGTCGCCGAACAGCTCCAACTCCAATCGCCTGCGTGAACTTGGAGAGCAGTGCGGCATTCCCTCTTATCTCATCGATTCAGCCAGCGACATCAATCCGGAATGGCTGCAAGGTGCCAAAGCAGTCGGAATTGCCGCGGGGGCTTCCGCTCCGGAAATCTTGGTCACGGAAGTGGTCGCATTCTTGAGAGCTTCGGGACCATCCGAAGTCGAGGAACTCACCGTCATCGAAGAAGACGTTGAATTTCTGTTGCCGAAGGAACTTGTCCAAATAGAATCGTCCAAGAAATCGATGGCCAGCATTGCCGGGTAG